A genome region from Heliangelus exortis chromosome 12, bHelExo1.hap1, whole genome shotgun sequence includes the following:
- the CISH gene encoding cytokine-inducible SH2-containing protein: MLFPWSRSDMILCVQGPHPLLVEEKIRRLSLRDTAVDLPEPIMQPLPVMAFQEEAAPTFVAPVPDSNPPQTRDPEEDLLCIAKTFSYLRESGWYWGSITASEAKQHLQKMPEGTFLVRDSTHPSYLFTLSVKTNRGPTNVRIEYTDSKFRLDSNYLSKPRILAFPDVVSLIQHYVMSCTTESKSEAPYPPPSPLPPMQKEMAAAAVHLKLIRPLSRKDTIPSLQHLCRLRINKSTAEVEQLPLPRRMGDYLKQYPFQL; this comes from the exons ATGCTTTTCCCTTGGTCCAGGAGTGACATGATCCTCTGTGTTCAGGG ACCTCATCCTTTGCTGGTGGAGGAGAAGATCAGGAGACTGTCACTCAGGGACACTGCGGTGGATTTGCCAGAGCCAATCATGCAGCCTCTCCCAGTCATGGCCTTCCAGGAGGAGGCTGCACCTACCTTTGTAGCACCAGTTCCAGACAGCAACCCACCTCAGACACGAGACCCTGAAGAAGACCTTCTCTGCATTGCAAAAACCTTCTCCTACCTGCGAGAATCTG GTTGGTACTGGGGATCTATCACTGCCAGTGAGGCCAAGCAGCATCTCCAAAAGATGCCTGAGGGTACCTTCCTGGTACGGGACAGCACCCACCCCAGCTACCTCTTCACACTCTCTGTCAAGACAAACCGTGGTCCCACCAACGTGCGCATCGAATACACTGACAGCAAGTTCCGGCTAGACTCAAACTACTTGTCCAAGCCTCGCATCCTGGCCTTCCCAGATGTGGTCAGTCTTATCCAGCATTACGTCATGTCCTGCACTACAGAAAGCAAGAGCGAGGCTCCTTAcccacctccatctcctctACCTCCCATGCAAAAagagatggcagcagctgcagtgcacTTGAAACTCATCCGGCCGCTCAGCCGCAAAGACAccatccccagcctgcagcacctctgccGGCTCCGCATTAACAAGTCCACAGCCGAGGTGGAGCAGCTCCCCCTGCCCAGGAGGATGGGGGACTATTTGAAGCAATACCCTTTCCAGCTCTGA